From one Acidibrevibacterium fodinaquatile genomic stretch:
- the metH gene encoding methionine synthase: MTAPHLLDYLRDRVLLCDGGVGSRVQALSLDVERDYWGRENCTDILNLSRPDLVRELHRGYFAAGADMVETNSFGGSPITLGEFGLSERAFEINRVAGELAREAAAEFSDGRPRFVLGSVGPGTKLPSLGNVDYDTLEAALSVQCRGLIAGGVDAILIETCQDTLQIKAAVNGAKIARAEAGKPIPIFVQVTVETTGTLLVGPDIAAATTVIEALDIDLLGINCATGPQEMAEHVRYLAQNWPRLISVQPNAGLPELVDGHTCYPLHASEMASWLERFVTEDGVNIIGGCCGTDTHHIAELDAMLARHAPHGAARPRPVPRHAVFMPAVASLYSHVTLRQENSYFSIGERCNANGSKKWRELQERHDWDGCVAMGREQIGEGSNALDVCTAFVGRDEGGEMAEVITRFTSSVNAPLVIDSTELIVIERALKLHGGKPIINSINFEDGEAPAEARMRLARRFGAAVIALTIDEEGMAKTPERKLAVARRLVAFACEKHGLRQADLLIDPLTFTIATGNEDDRKLGLWTLEGIAAIRAEFPEIQIILGLSNISFGLNPAARAVLNSVFLDHAVRAGMTGAIVHVSKIRPLHQIAPEEVAIAEDLIFDRRREGYDPLARLLEVFAERRAADAVQRKRPETVEERLSLRIVEGDRKGLEAELDEALVKHAPLDIINSILLDGMKTVGDLFGAGKMQLPFVLQSAETMKAAVAYLEPMMERIEGQEKGTIVLATVKGDVHDIGKNLVDIILTNNGYRVINLGIKVPLADMLAAAREHRANAIGMSGLLVKSTVVMRENLEEMSRIGVDIPVLLGGAALTRGYVEDECVRSYACGRVAYARDAFDGLHLMEKVAGNDFDDYLAALQAKRQGRARNTARKLGEADQRAFQPADIAATRARRQRLTADQPPLAPPFWGARMIEAAPRAIVPFLNERSLYQLQWGFRKQGRSLDDFLGWAKQELRPTLRRMLTLCETENILAPQAIYGYWKAAGTGNDLVLFAEDGETELCRFALPRQPREDGECIADFVRDIDDGARDVIGLQVVTMGARASDVARAWFAENRYQDYLYLHGLSVEMAEAMAEYTHKRMRAELGFAAEDDRDMEKMLAQGYRGSRYSFGYPACPRLEDQAPLLRLLEAQRIGVTLSDEFQLDPEQSTSALVIFNAHAKYFSV, from the coding sequence ATGACCGCCCCGCATCTTCTCGACTATCTCCGCGATCGCGTCCTGCTTTGTGATGGCGGCGTCGGCTCGCGCGTGCAGGCGCTTTCCCTCGATGTCGAGCGCGATTACTGGGGCCGTGAAAACTGCACCGATATCCTCAATCTTTCGCGCCCCGATCTCGTGCGCGAACTCCATCGCGGCTATTTCGCCGCCGGCGCCGACATGGTCGAGACCAATAGTTTTGGCGGAAGCCCGATAACGCTGGGCGAATTTGGCCTCAGCGAACGCGCTTTCGAGATCAACCGCGTCGCCGGCGAATTGGCGCGCGAAGCGGCAGCCGAATTCAGCGATGGCCGGCCACGCTTCGTCCTCGGCAGCGTCGGGCCGGGAACCAAACTGCCGAGCCTCGGCAATGTCGATTACGACACGCTGGAAGCGGCGCTCAGCGTGCAATGCCGCGGGCTGATCGCCGGCGGCGTCGATGCCATTCTGATCGAGACCTGCCAAGATACGTTGCAAATCAAGGCGGCGGTGAACGGCGCCAAGATCGCGCGTGCCGAGGCAGGCAAACCGATCCCGATTTTCGTCCAGGTGACGGTGGAAACCACCGGCACCCTCCTCGTCGGCCCCGACATCGCTGCCGCGACCACCGTTATCGAGGCGCTCGACATCGATCTGCTCGGGATCAACTGCGCGACCGGGCCACAGGAAATGGCCGAGCATGTGCGCTATCTCGCGCAGAACTGGCCACGCCTGATTTCGGTCCAGCCCAATGCCGGGCTTCCTGAACTGGTCGACGGGCATACCTGCTATCCGCTCCATGCGAGCGAAATGGCGAGTTGGCTCGAGCGCTTCGTGACCGAGGATGGGGTCAATATCATCGGCGGCTGCTGCGGCACCGATACGCACCATATCGCGGAACTGGACGCGATGCTCGCTCGTCACGCGCCGCACGGCGCGGCGCGCCCGCGCCCGGTTCCGCGTCACGCCGTTTTCATGCCGGCGGTCGCGAGCCTTTATTCACACGTGACGCTGCGCCAGGAAAACAGCTATTTCTCGATCGGCGAACGCTGCAACGCCAATGGTTCGAAAAAATGGCGTGAATTACAGGAACGCCATGATTGGGACGGCTGCGTCGCGATGGGGCGCGAGCAGATCGGCGAAGGCTCCAATGCCCTCGATGTCTGCACCGCCTTCGTCGGACGCGATGAGGGCGGCGAGATGGCGGAAGTCATCACGCGATTCACCTCGTCGGTGAATGCGCCGCTGGTGATCGACAGCACCGAACTCATCGTGATCGAACGCGCGCTCAAGCTTCATGGCGGCAAGCCGATCATCAATTCGATCAATTTCGAGGATGGCGAGGCGCCGGCCGAGGCCCGCATGCGGCTTGCGCGCCGCTTCGGCGCGGCCGTGATCGCGCTTACCATCGACGAGGAGGGGATGGCGAAAACGCCGGAGCGCAAGCTCGCCGTCGCCCGCCGCCTCGTTGCTTTCGCCTGCGAAAAGCACGGCTTGCGACAAGCGGATCTGCTGATCGACCCGCTGACCTTCACCATCGCGACCGGCAACGAGGATGATCGCAAGCTCGGGCTCTGGACGCTCGAGGGCATTGCCGCGATCCGCGCCGAATTTCCCGAAATCCAGATCATTCTCGGTCTCTCCAATATCAGCTTCGGTCTCAATCCGGCGGCGCGCGCCGTGCTCAACAGCGTTTTTCTCGACCACGCCGTCCGCGCCGGCATGACCGGGGCGATCGTGCATGTGAGCAAGATCCGCCCGCTGCACCAGATCGCGCCCGAAGAAGTGGCGATCGCCGAGGATCTGATTTTCGACCGCAGGCGCGAGGGCTACGATCCGCTCGCCCGGCTGCTCGAGGTTTTCGCCGAACGCCGCGCGGCGGATGCCGTGCAGCGCAAGCGCCCGGAAACGGTGGAGGAGCGGCTCAGCCTTCGCATCGTCGAGGGCGACCGCAAGGGGCTGGAGGCCGAACTCGATGAAGCTCTGGTCAAACATGCGCCGCTTGACATCATAAATTCGATTCTGCTCGACGGGATGAAAACCGTCGGTGATTTGTTCGGCGCCGGCAAGATGCAGCTCCCCTTCGTTTTGCAAAGTGCCGAGACGATGAAGGCCGCCGTTGCCTATCTCGAGCCGATGATGGAGCGGATCGAAGGCCAAGAGAAGGGCACCATCGTGCTCGCGACCGTCAAGGGCGATGTCCATGATATCGGCAAGAATCTGGTCGATATCATTCTCACCAATAACGGATACCGGGTTATCAATCTCGGCATCAAGGTGCCGCTCGCCGACATGCTGGCTGCGGCTCGCGAGCATCGCGCCAATGCCATCGGCATGTCCGGCCTTCTGGTCAAATCGACCGTCGTGATGCGGGAAAATCTCGAGGAGATGTCACGCATCGGGGTCGATATTCCGGTTCTGCTCGGGGGGGCAGCGCTCACCCGGGGGTATGTCGAGGACGAATGCGTGCGTTCTTATGCTTGCGGGCGCGTCGCCTATGCCCGCGATGCCTTCGATGGCCTGCATTTGATGGAGAAAGTCGCCGGCAATGATTTCGACGATTATCTCGCCGCCCTTCAGGCCAAGCGCCAGGGGCGGGCGCGCAACACCGCGCGCAAGCTTGGCGAGGCCGATCAGCGCGCCTTCCAGCCCGCCGATATCGCCGCGACCCGCGCGCGCCGCCAGCGCTTGACCGCCGATCAGCCGCCGCTTGCGCCGCCCTTCTGGGGTGCGCGCATGATCGAGGCGGCGCCGCGCGCCATCGTCCCCTTCCTCAATGAGCGCAGCCTCTATCAACTGCAATGGGGATTTCGCAAACAGGGCCGCTCACTCGATGATTTTCTCGGCTGGGCGAAGCAGGAGCTGCGCCCGACGCTGCGGCGGATGCTGACGCTTTGCGAGACCGAAAACATCCTCGCGCCGCAAGCGATCTACGGATATTGGAAAGCCGCCGGCACCGGCAACGATCTCGTTCTCTTCGCCGAGGATGGCGAGACCGAACTTTGCCGCTTCGCGCTGCCCCGCCAGCCGCGCGAGGATGGCGAGTGCATCGCCGATTTCGTGCGCGACATCGATGACGGCGCCCGCGATGTCATCGGGTTGCAAGTCGTGACGATGGGCGCCCGTGCGTCGGACGTCGCGCGCGCCTGGTTCGCGGAAAATCGCTACCAGGATTATCTCTATCTCCACGGTCTCTCGGTCGAGATGGCGGAAGCGATGGCCGAATACACCCACAAACGCATGCGCGCCGAACTCGGCTTCGCTGCCGAAGATGATCGCGACATGGAAAAAATGCTGGCGCAGGGCTATCGCGGCTCACGCTACTCGTTCGGCTATCCCGCTTGCCCGCGACTCGAGGATCAGGCCCCGCTGCTTCGCCTGCTCGAGGCTCAGCGCATCGGCGTCACGCTTTCCGACGAATTTCAGCTCGATCCCGAGCAATCGACGAGCGCGCTCGTCATCTTCAACGCGCACGCCAAGTATTTCTCAGTATAG
- a CDS encoding ArsR/SmtB family transcription factor, whose product MQSLLALLRAAAEPTRLRLLALIAGGPFCVTELTEILGQSQPRLSRHLRLLCDCGLLVRSREGANVWFALAEGAGASLARDILARLPADEPELAGDRRRAARVLAERARAASENFRRKGVEWDETSALGLPAAALEAALLDALPPGDLGRLLDIGTGTGRLLELLAPRISAGLGIDASAAMLALARARLARAGIAHCRVRRADMYRLPLADGGFDLVVMQMVLHYAEDPVAALAEAARMLRPGGRFLLIDLAAHGRADLLTRLAHRWPGFAEDAMANMLAAAGLTPEAARGLDLALGVRLWTARPCAAAHVESALAV is encoded by the coding sequence ATGCAGTCCCTTCTCGCCCTGCTTCGCGCCGCCGCCGAGCCGACCCGGCTTCGTCTTCTCGCGCTCATCGCCGGCGGGCCGTTTTGCGTCACGGAACTGACGGAGATTCTCGGCCAGTCGCAGCCGCGTCTGTCGCGGCATTTGCGCCTGCTCTGCGATTGCGGCTTGCTCGTCCGCTCGCGCGAAGGGGCGAATGTCTGGTTTGCCCTCGCCGAGGGGGCGGGCGCCAGCCTTGCGCGTGACATTCTCGCGCGCCTGCCGGCTGATGAGCCCGAACTCGCCGGTGATCGCCGCCGCGCCGCCCGCGTGCTCGCCGAGCGGGCCCGCGCCGCTTCCGAGAATTTCCGCCGCAAGGGTGTCGAATGGGATGAGACCAGCGCGCTTGGCCTCCCCGCCGCGGCGCTGGAGGCGGCCTTGCTCGATGCCTTGCCGCCTGGCGATCTCGGCCGCCTGCTCGATATCGGCACCGGCACCGGGCGGCTTCTCGAACTGCTCGCGCCGCGCATCAGCGCCGGTCTCGGGATCGATGCCAGTGCGGCGATGCTGGCGCTTGCCCGCGCCCGTCTCGCCCGCGCCGGCATCGCCCATTGCCGGGTGCGGCGCGCCGATATGTATCGCCTGCCGCTTGCCGATGGCGGCTTCGATCTCGTCGTGATGCAGATGGTGCTGCACTACGCCGAAGACCCGGTCGCGGCGCTCGCCGAAGCCGCGCGGATGCTGCGCCCGGGCGGGCGTTTTCTGCTCATCGATCTCGCCGCGCACGGTCGCGCCGATCTGCTGACGCGCCTTGCCCATCGCTGGCCGGGCTTCGCGGAAGATGCGATGGCAAACATGCTGGCCGCCGCCGGGCTTACGCCCGAGGCCGCGCGGGGCCTTGATCTCGCGCTCGGCGTGCGGCTCTGGACCGCCCGGCCGTGCGCCGCCGCCCACGTCGAATCCGCTCTCGCCGTCTGA